The following are encoded together in the Kineosporiaceae bacterium genome:
- a CDS encoding AAC(3) family N-acetyltransferase: protein MAGVEIRQARSGCELYRQLLTCTRLGLPDSKYRRFSGQRRNHESPDHDLGHGSRRDVLATAGQSGGRCSHSFDDLRPGVRGPDPGFCSVTSHGSERGRQVTRQSFATRRSLADDLTRLGLAPGQVVLVHSSMRRLGWVCGGAVTVVDALLDAIGPAGTIAVPTHTADNRDPSRWTDHPVPRQWWSTVREEFPGFDPRITPSHGMGALAEQVRTWPGARRSDHPQTSFAALGPMAEVITSGHALDCHLGDDSPLARLRDLGADVLLLGVGWEVCTAFHLAEYSAELWQPAEYGCAIGHGRDRRWMTYSDASLDDRDFGVLGHAFDSAGTTVRHGVAGQATALRFPLREAVKFALTWMTHNRVHR, encoded by the coding sequence ATGGCAGGTGTCGAGATCCGTCAAGCACGGTCAGGTTGTGAGCTTTACCGACAACTCCTGACGTGCACACGTCTCGGACTTCCAGACTCGAAATACAGGAGGTTTTCGGGGCAGAGGAGGAATCATGAATCCCCTGATCATGATCTTGGTCATGGTTCTCGGCGCGACGTTCTGGCGACAGCTGGTCAATCTGGTGGCCGCTGCAGCCATTCTTTTGATGATCTTCGGCCTGGTGTTCGTGGTCCAGATCCTGGATTCTGTTCGGTAACGTCGCACGGATCAGAGCGAGGTCGACAGGTGACACGACAATCTTTCGCCACGCGACGATCACTGGCCGACGACTTGACCCGTCTCGGGCTCGCGCCGGGTCAAGTCGTCCTCGTGCACTCCTCGATGCGTCGGCTCGGCTGGGTGTGCGGCGGGGCCGTCACGGTGGTCGATGCGCTCCTCGACGCGATCGGTCCCGCGGGCACGATCGCCGTGCCCACCCACACCGCGGACAACCGCGATCCCTCGCGATGGACCGACCATCCGGTTCCGAGGCAGTGGTGGTCCACCGTTCGCGAGGAGTTCCCGGGATTCGACCCGCGCATCACGCCGAGCCATGGCATGGGTGCTCTCGCTGAACAGGTGCGCACCTGGCCCGGCGCCCGACGCAGCGACCATCCCCAGACCTCTTTCGCCGCACTGGGACCCATGGCCGAGGTCATCACCTCGGGGCACGCGCTCGACTGCCACCTGGGGGATGACTCACCACTGGCACGGTTGCGCGACCTGGGTGCCGACGTCCTACTCCTGGGCGTCGGCTGGGAGGTCTGTACCGCATTCCATCTGGCCGAGTATTCCGCGGAGTTGTGGCAACCCGCCGAATATGGCTGCGCCATTGGACACGGCCGCGACCGCCGGTGGATGACGTATTCCGACGCCAGCCTTGACGACCGCGACTTCGGCGTGCTTGGTCACGCCTTCGATTCGGCCGGGACCACCGTGCGTCATGGAGTGGCCGGTCAGGCGACCGCTCTCCGGTTCCCACTGCGGGAGGCCGTGAAGTTCGCCCTTACCTGGATGACCCACAACCGAGTTCACCGATGA